Proteins encoded in a region of the Bartonella taylorii genome:
- the edd gene encoding phosphogluconate dehydratase, translated as MALSKTVAKITRRIYERSLPTREIYLDRIVTAQAKHPKRSFLGCANQAHGFAACCPIDKERLKFNTAGNIGIITAYNDMLSAHQPFETFPRLIKEAARMAGGVAQVAGGVPAMCDGVTQGNAGMELSLFSREVIAMATAIGLSHDMFDAALYLGVCDKIIPGLVIGALTFGHLPGIFVPAGPMTSGQGNDEKVKIRQLYAENKIDRQTLLESEARSYHEPGTCTFYGTANSNQVILEMMGLHMPGSSFVNANTPLRDALTKEATKRVLEMTALCDDYKPLGTIVDERSFVNAIVGLNATGGSTNHAIHLIAMAAACGIRLTWHDIAEISSVVPLLARIYPNGLADINHFHAAGGMGFVIRELIEAGLVHEDVCTVFGKGLNAYAIEVKLYADGSVVREPALNESANHRVLAGWRKPFQPDGGIRVLSGDLGTAIMKVSSVKSEHWRIEAPVLVFNDQEELQKAFKSGALNDKDFIAVIRYQGPKANGMPELHKLTTILGVLQDRGQKVALVTDGRMSGASGKIPAAIHVTPEALEKGPIARLQDGDIVCLDAHVGKLAILEDGVKFNARTIMPPDLSKNEHGVGRELFRVFRQSVNRADQGASVLMI; from the coding sequence ATGGCACTTTCCAAGACAGTTGCTAAGATTACACGAAGAATTTATGAACGTTCTCTACCAACGCGAGAAATTTATTTAGATCGCATTGTTACAGCACAGGCAAAGCATCCCAAGCGAAGTTTTTTGGGATGTGCCAATCAGGCCCATGGTTTTGCGGCTTGTTGCCCAATAGATAAAGAACGTTTAAAGTTTAATACCGCTGGAAATATTGGTATTATTACTGCATATAATGATATGCTTTCAGCACATCAACCTTTTGAGACTTTTCCTCGCTTAATTAAAGAGGCAGCCCGTATGGCTGGTGGTGTAGCACAAGTGGCAGGTGGTGTTCCTGCGATGTGCGATGGCGTAACACAAGGGAATGCAGGGATGGAGCTCTCACTTTTTTCGCGTGAAGTGATTGCAATGGCGACGGCTATAGGCTTATCACACGATATGTTTGATGCTGCATTGTATCTTGGAGTTTGTGATAAAATCATACCTGGTTTAGTCATTGGGGCGTTAACATTTGGTCACTTACCAGGAATTTTTGTTCCTGCTGGTCCTATGACAAGTGGTCAAGGTAATGATGAAAAAGTGAAGATACGCCAACTTTACGCAGAAAATAAGATAGATCGCCAAACATTGCTGGAATCAGAAGCGCGTTCTTATCATGAGCCAGGAACATGTACATTTTATGGGACTGCTAACTCAAATCAGGTGATACTGGAGATGATGGGACTACACATGCCGGGAAGCTCTTTCGTCAATGCGAACACACCGTTACGTGATGCTTTAACAAAGGAAGCGACTAAGCGTGTACTTGAAATGACCGCTCTTTGCGATGATTATAAACCACTTGGTACAATAGTTGATGAGCGTTCTTTCGTGAATGCTATTGTAGGATTAAATGCAACAGGAGGATCTACCAATCATGCGATTCATTTGATTGCTATGGCTGCTGCTTGCGGTATTCGATTGACATGGCATGATATTGCGGAAATTTCGTCAGTTGTTCCTCTTTTGGCACGGATTTATCCCAACGGTTTGGCTGATATAAATCATTTTCATGCAGCTGGTGGTATGGGATTTGTTATTCGCGAGCTCATTGAGGCGGGTTTAGTACATGAGGATGTCTGTACAGTTTTCGGTAAAGGTCTCAATGCTTATGCAATTGAAGTAAAGCTTTACGCTGATGGTAGTGTGGTGCGTGAACCTGCTCTCAATGAAAGCGCTAATCATAGGGTATTGGCAGGATGGAGAAAGCCGTTTCAGCCTGATGGTGGTATTCGTGTTTTATCGGGAGACTTGGGTACAGCTATTATGAAGGTTTCATCTGTTAAATCTGAGCATTGGCGGATTGAAGCTCCAGTCCTTGTTTTTAATGATCAAGAGGAATTGCAAAAGGCTTTTAAATCTGGGGCGTTGAATGATAAAGATTTTATTGCTGTCATTCGTTATCAAGGGCCGAAAGCGAATGGTATGCCAGAACTTCATAAATTAACAACAATTTTAGGCGTTTTACAAGATAGGGGACAAAAAGTGGCGTTGGTAACGGATGGCCGTATGTCAGGTGCATCAGGAAAAATTCCTGCCGCAATCCACGTAACACCAGAAGCTTTGGAGAAGGGGCCCATTGCACGTTTGCAAGATGGTGACATCGTTTGTCTTGATGCTCATGTGGGTAAATTAGCCATTTTAGAAGATGGAGTAAAATTTAACGCGCGAACAATCATGCCTCCTGACCTTTCAAAGAATGAACATGGTGTAGGACGTGAGCTTTTTCGTGTTTTTCGTCAATCGGTTAATCGTGCAGATCAAGGAGCATCTGTTCTGATGATATAA
- the zwf gene encoding glucose-6-phosphate dehydrogenase, translating to MVSKIIPVSPFDCIIFGGNGDLASRKLLPALYHCQCVGQFNEPMRIIGVARSSLRSEEYQNFVRASLEKHISPKDLKQIQLNRFLARLAYVSADITSNRGWEDLALLLSKNPADIRAFYLAVGSSLFDDIAMRLGQNGLVTQQTRIIIEKPIGRDVKTAVELNDTFSKVFDEDQIFRIDHYLGKETVQNLMALRFVNTLYEPLWNSNYIDHVQITVAESLGVEGRAQYYESAGALRDMVQNHMLQLLCLVAMEIPFTNRANAVRNEKLKVLHSLTPLGIHNVEQHTVRGQYLAGILNGVSVGSYLDDLGKKVSKNETFVALKVKINNWRWADTPFYLRTGKRMATRMSEIVVVFKPIPHNIFNTASDEVFSNRLVVRLQPDEGVKQWLMIKDPGPGGMRFRHIPLDMSFASAFSERNPDAYERLLMDVIRGDQTLFMRRDEVEAAWRWIDPILEGWKAIKQPVYGYSAGSWGPSASTLLMERDGRIWNNLV from the coding sequence ATGGTGAGTAAAATTATTCCAGTCTCTCCCTTTGATTGTATTATTTTTGGTGGCAATGGTGATTTGGCATCACGCAAACTTTTACCTGCTCTTTATCATTGTCAGTGTGTTGGGCAATTTAACGAGCCAATGCGTATCATCGGGGTTGCGCGCTCTTCGTTGAGGAGTGAAGAGTATCAAAATTTTGTTCGTGCTTCTTTGGAGAAACATATTTCTCCAAAAGATCTCAAGCAAATTCAACTTAATCGTTTTCTTGCACGTTTAGCCTATGTTTCTGCTGATATTACCTCAAACCGAGGTTGGGAGGATTTAGCTCTACTGCTGTCAAAAAATCCAGCTGATATTCGAGCTTTTTATTTAGCAGTTGGTTCATCACTTTTTGACGATATTGCGATGAGATTAGGGCAAAATGGTTTGGTGACTCAACAAACACGGATTATCATTGAAAAACCGATTGGCCGCGATGTAAAAACAGCCGTTGAACTTAATGATACATTTTCAAAGGTATTTGATGAAGATCAAATCTTTCGCATTGATCATTATCTTGGCAAGGAAACGGTTCAAAATTTGATGGCATTGCGCTTTGTTAATACGCTTTATGAGCCGTTGTGGAATTCTAACTACATTGATCACGTTCAGATAACAGTTGCTGAGTCTTTAGGAGTGGAGGGGCGTGCACAATATTATGAGAGTGCGGGTGCGTTACGCGATATGGTACAGAATCATATGCTACAATTGCTCTGTCTGGTTGCTATGGAAATTCCATTTACTAATAGAGCAAATGCCGTGCGTAATGAAAAACTGAAAGTTTTGCATTCTTTAACACCTCTTGGTATTCATAATGTAGAGCAACATACTGTGCGAGGGCAGTATCTTGCTGGTATATTGAATGGTGTTTCTGTAGGATCTTATCTTGATGATCTGGGGAAAAAAGTCAGTAAGAATGAAACATTTGTGGCGCTTAAGGTTAAAATTAATAATTGGCGTTGGGCGGATACACCTTTTTATTTACGAACTGGTAAGCGTATGGCTACGCGTATGTCTGAAATTGTTGTCGTTTTCAAACCCATCCCTCATAATATTTTTAATACGGCTTCAGATGAAGTTTTTTCTAATAGGCTCGTTGTCCGTCTCCAACCTGATGAGGGGGTAAAACAATGGTTGATGATTAAGGATCCGGGTCCTGGTGGTATGCGATTTCGTCATATTCCATTGGACATGAGTTTTGCGTCTGCGTTTTCTGAACGTAATCCTGATGCTTATGAACGTTTATTGATGGATGTTATTCGCGGAGATCAAACACTGTTTATGCGTCGTGATGAAGTTGAGGCCGCTTGGCGTTGGATTGATCCTATTCTTGAGGGATGGAAAGCAATAAAGCAGCCTGTTTATGGATATAGCGCTGGTTCATGGGGACCGTCTGCTTCAACACTTTTGATGGAACGTGATGGGCGTATATGGAACAATTTAGTTTAG
- the pgl gene encoding 6-phosphogluconolactonase — MHGMNIDRLNFETPTTLALALADRVAAELSVAVLERKRAILAVSGGKTPELFFHYLSKADIDWQNIIITLVDERFVSAHLERSNEHMVRRHLLQNFATKANFVGLYQKAITAELAAFSAASRINTLPKPFDVIVLGMGVDGHTASFFPDADRLKEALDLRTRALVLPLHAKSALEPRLTLTLPVIIQSRCIILHFEGFKKRDFFEVVCQDGTEMEMPVRAVLRNAHHLVQVYWSPEENEISEVKI, encoded by the coding sequence ATGCATGGAATGAATATTGACCGTTTAAATTTTGAAACACCTACCACTCTCGCTTTGGCATTGGCTGATCGTGTTGCAGCAGAGCTTAGTGTGGCAGTTCTTGAGCGTAAGCGCGCAATTTTAGCAGTTTCTGGTGGTAAAACACCAGAATTGTTTTTTCATTATTTATCAAAAGCAGATATTGATTGGCAAAATATTATTATTACTTTAGTCGACGAACGCTTTGTGTCTGCTCATCTTGAGCGTTCAAATGAACATATGGTACGGCGTCATTTATTACAAAATTTTGCGACTAAAGCAAATTTTGTAGGACTTTATCAGAAGGCAATTACTGCTGAGCTTGCGGCTTTTTCAGCAGCTAGCCGTATCAATACTTTGCCTAAACCCTTTGATGTTATTGTTTTAGGCATGGGTGTTGATGGACATACTGCTTCCTTTTTTCCTGATGCTGATCGTTTGAAAGAAGCTCTTGATCTTCGGACGCGGGCACTTGTTTTACCACTTCATGCAAAAAGTGCTCTTGAGCCAAGGCTCACGCTGACGCTGCCAGTTATAATACAATCTCGTTGCATTATTCTTCATTTTGAAGGTTTTAAGAAACGAGATTTTTTTGAAGTGGTTTGTCAAGATGGGACTGAAATGGAAATGCCTGTTCGCGCGGTTTTACGTAATGCCCATCATCTTGTTCAGGTTTATTGGTCGCCGGAAGAAAATGAAATAAGTGAAGTGAAAATATGA
- a CDS encoding NAD(P)/FAD-dependent oxidoreductase, whose product MIECNPISPGVSWYEDTLEERPSYPFFCGQIQCDVVIIGGGFTGLSAAYHLAKAGVSVVLFEASRFGDGASGRNGGQLGTGQRQWVETLEKKYGFERSKALFDLAEEAKRDILSWCAMPDCQCDFMAGQLSVFHKKREVISYQQHVETMQRYGYHGITFMDRNETARRLGSSFYYGGIHDADTGHINPLKLVIWLAKKARSVGAKLYEKTQVTGIERNNTHWRVITERGNVTAEKVLLATNAYKLGLQHFVEKNIVSIRSYIGATEPLSKDSPILRGGESVDDSRFMVRYFRKSIDNRLLFGGVESYDNQHPANLDERILRQIAEIYPHLHSINLTHNWGATVAITVERMPYVRQLFAGVTYCGGYSGHGVMLAPFMGKLYAEWLTGKRERFACFQDLKISSFPGGRVLRYPLVFLAMHWFSLMDHF is encoded by the coding sequence ATGATTGAATGTAATCCAATTTCTCCAGGAGTTTCTTGGTATGAGGATACTTTAGAAGAACGCCCCTCTTATCCATTTTTTTGCGGACAGATACAGTGTGATGTCGTTATTATTGGAGGTGGATTTACAGGGCTTTCGGCTGCTTATCATTTAGCAAAAGCTGGAGTGAGTGTTGTTTTGTTTGAGGCTTCGCGGTTTGGTGATGGTGCTTCAGGGCGCAATGGTGGGCAATTGGGAACGGGGCAACGACAATGGGTGGAAACATTAGAGAAAAAGTATGGTTTTGAGCGAAGTAAAGCGCTGTTTGATTTAGCTGAAGAAGCCAAAAGAGATATTTTATCTTGGTGCGCTATGCCTGATTGTCAGTGTGATTTTATGGCAGGACAGCTTTCTGTGTTTCATAAAAAACGTGAGGTTATATCTTATCAACAGCATGTTGAGACAATGCAGCGTTATGGCTATCATGGTATTACTTTTATGGATAGGAATGAAACGGCCAGACGGTTAGGCTCGTCTTTTTATTATGGTGGTATTCATGATGCGGACACCGGCCATATAAATCCTTTAAAGCTGGTTATTTGGTTGGCAAAGAAAGCAAGAAGTGTTGGTGCTAAGCTTTATGAGAAGACACAAGTAACGGGGATAGAGCGTAATAATACCCATTGGAGAGTGATAACAGAACGGGGGAATGTAACAGCTGAGAAAGTTTTATTGGCAACCAATGCCTATAAGCTTGGACTTCAGCATTTTGTTGAGAAAAATATTGTTTCTATCCGCTCTTATATTGGAGCAACGGAACCGTTATCAAAAGATAGTCCGATTCTTCGAGGTGGCGAATCGGTAGATGATTCTCGTTTTATGGTTCGCTATTTTCGCAAAAGCATTGATAATCGCTTATTATTTGGCGGAGTAGAAAGTTATGATAATCAGCATCCTGCAAATTTAGATGAACGTATACTACGGCAGATTGCTGAAATTTATCCTCATCTACACTCTATAAATTTGACTCATAACTGGGGGGCGACAGTTGCTATTACGGTTGAACGTATGCCTTATGTTCGTCAACTTTTCGCAGGAGTAACTTATTGTGGTGGTTATTCGGGTCATGGAGTTATGCTTGCTCCTTTTATGGGAAAATTATATGCTGAATGGCTGACTGGGAAGCGTGAGCGTTTTGCGTGTTTTCAAGACTTAAAGATTTCATCTTTCCCAGGTGGCAGAGTTCTACGTTATCCGCTTGTATTTTTGGCAATGCATTGGTTTTCCTTAATGGATCATTTTTAA